Within Scomber scombrus chromosome 12, fScoSco1.1, whole genome shotgun sequence, the genomic segment CATAAATGGAAAAGCCAATAGTCTCAAGGTTGTGGTCAAGATTACGCTTCCTTCGTCCGTCCTTTTGCATCAGCCCCACCAGAAAGGTGCACCCATCCTGCCCATCCACAGGATCATCATCCACATCTTCCAGACGCATCACAAACTGAGGGTTCGACGAGAAGGTTGCTGGAGCACACAAAAGTATGTATGATGCAGTGTAAACAGAGCTTCTCACCCAGATATATGCTTCACATGGTTTCTCTGTTACCTGAGTTATTGCGGCAGCCGCCAGCAGTGGAGCCGACCCTCCACATCCCTTCAAATTGGTGGTGGTTCCAGTGGCTCACATCTTCACTCATGAGCGTATCAGGGGTCAAGTTACATATCTCCAGCCTGGAGAACTGCCTGAGGAAATCTGAATAGGACATCCTGAGGAGAGGATAACGGTCTCACGAATCAACCACAGATCACTCAGTCTGAGAGTCTGAGCCTGGAGCTGTTACATCATAACAATCaaaaattgtaaatgtaaagtaaatgttAGATATAAGATGGTGGATTTACCAGAACTCTCCATCTTCAGCCACATGGTTCAACTTTGATTTTTCATCTCCACTGACGTATTTCCATTCACTGGATCTAATTGTGATAAACAATTAAGCTTTTAGGAAAAGCCTGAAAATAATCAATGGAAGTTGATGGTTTACGGatacaaatatatttgtttaccCATCACTCCAAGGCCCTGTCCACTCCACTTGACCCCAAGGGTTCCTGATGCGGACCAGCTGAACCACCTGATCTTGAAAGGGAACCTAGGGTAGAAAGCAACAGTGGGCAGTGTAGTTtgcatacagtaaaataaaacatttaaaaaccagCTTACATTAAAACCCAAGAAAGTTCAGGTAAAGCATATACCTTTTGTACACCAGTGACTGAGTATGCATGTCCTTTTACGAGTTTGAGAGCTGTAACTGCCTCTGTCTCGTAGGCACTGGTGATCTAAAAGCACCagagagaacaaacaaacatttcaatttgatGGCATCAGTACTGAGGATGTAAATCAGTATGAAAATAAGATTTGACTTACATCAATGGAGCAGCCCATTAGAGAGCCCAGCGATAAGGCTCGCTGCATGATTTGAAAGAGTTGTGGTGGAGCCTTGTCCAGAGAGTATATTTCTGCAATTCCTCCAGTGAAATCCTCAAAACCCTCAATGGTGTTTCCTCCTGACAGGGCCTCATAGCAGCTATTCAATCTGTCAGACACAGAGGCATGTGAACAAGGGTTGTGAAACTTACTCCAGTGTATCACAGCACATTATAGAAATATTTTGATGAAGCAAATAGCATGTGAAGAACAATCCATACTTAGCATAGGCTTTCTCCAGTAGTGCACTCCAAAACTCTGACCCCTCCGCTGAGTGGACAAACAGCAGCTTCCCATCTCTGGTGGGCAAGCGGTCATCGATCACCACATCCACCCATTCACCAAATTGCCAGAACTGAGAATCACAAAGAGGACACAAATGagaagatgaaataaaacactgtgCTGTAACACCAAAGTAAGAAAGAAACCCACTGATACAAATGTATACTtaagaataatataattatttagcTTATAGTGGTTAGATAACAGAGGCCTTTGTCTGACCTGGAAGTGAAATATTCCGGCATAATCTTTGATGAAACTCTGTCCAGAGGGCACCACACGAGCCAGGATCCGCTTGTCTAGAGTCAGAGAGGCTATCGCAGCCAGAAGCCAGCAGTCACCTGCACAGTTAGAGCAGGTGCATGATTATATGCCGAACATGTGGTGTTCACAGCAGAGCTCAAAGCTGCATTTACCAAGAAACCTCTGTGATCATTTCTTCTCACAAACTTAATTACAGAATAGGTGGAGTGTTTAGTGCCGGGATGTTTGTGGTTTCATTCACTGAGCcatctgtttgtttattcattttctttctcctcacttaaaatagaatagaatagaataaccTTTATTGTCAATGCACACAACAATGAAATTCTGTTGGAGCAGTCCTCCAGCTGCCCAggattataaatataaatataaagataaaagaaaacaattaacaattacCCAGAACTCCTTGGCAAATGTCTGTCCGTGTGGCTCCATCATCAATGAACTTTGGGTCGGAACACAGCTCctattaaaacaacaacatctgaGACTGGTTTTACAGTAAGAAGCAATTCCTTTAATTagtaaattagaaaaaaatgaatggatgaatgggcTCTGCTTTCCTCAGTAGTCCTCACATACTACTGTGTTTCTTGAAAGTACATTATTTAGAGTATAAGCTCAACCTGTGATTTTCCAAGTGTTGATTGCAGCTTTGTAGATCCTGATGTGGACTCTTTGGAAGTATATAGTCTTTACAGCTACTTTAATTGGAATACTTTTTTATGAGCACAATACaaaaacactcactcacactttgTGAATTCAGCATCAATACCTGACAGACAATTTAGCAGATACAATATAAAAAGAATCCTTTCCCAAATACCCACTGTGATGTTAGACCATACAGTACAATATTTACCTGTACATCTGGACTTGACAAGATTAAATTATTAAAGCTAAGTCAAAGGGAAACCTTAAATACTCACTGAAGAACCACTGTCAAGTTCAAGGACCCTTTCGTTGAACCATAAAACAGTTAGCGCAGTTACTTTTTTCATCTTTACCAGTTTCTTCTTAGTGAATTTTTACCTTTGGCCTCTTCCAAACGACACCCCTGATCTTAGATGAGTATGGTCCCAGTTCATTGTAGCCCAGTGACTTGTACTCAGCTGGAAAGCAGTCATCCTCAAACAGACGTCCACTCTTCAGACACTGCTGGCGCAGAGTCTCATAGTCCTGCTTGGAGAACTTCACAGCCTGCTTGTTGGTGCCAATACCTTTTTCCCTCTTCTGCTGATGGGCCAGCCGACCTGCCGTGGATGTCATCCTCACCTCTCAACTGGATACTTGGACTGGATTTCCTTCTTTGTGAGCTGAGTTGGGCTGACTTGTGAGCTGAACACAATCCAGATGGAGCTTTGTTCCAGCTTTCTTTATAGCTGCCACaagagaggtgaggagaggctGGGATCATAGACAGGGAGGAACTTTCAATGACCAGGTGAGGCAAACAAAGCAGAACGAAGCAACCCTAAGCAAATCTACAAGAGATGGCTGTGGCCACAGCTGAAATACAAATAAGGACACACCCAAAGGCAACTTCATGTACCACTGTCATTGCCTCATTttgattttgtgtgtctgtggtggGGGTGGgcaatgaatgaaatgtattgtctCCTACTACAAAAGCAAAGAAAGCAAATTATTTGCTTGATCTTGTTTTCAAGCGTCAAAAGGATATGTTTTAGAAGCTGGTGAATGGTAGAGAATACACCCTTGTTTGAtatcaatcaaacattaataACAGAAACGACAAGTTATGTGACTGTCTCGCATAGATGAGGTTTTGAATTGCAACCCAGTGCACAGTGGATCTGCAACTGTAGTATTTGTTcaaatttatttgtatagcataATATAATTCAAAAGCAACTCAAAGTGATAGATAGATACGTGGTGCAATCATTTGACTGTATTCAATGTTATATGGACACAACAACATGTTCAAAAGCATTCTGTAGAGAAATCCGCTGGTGCATTAGATTGTTGGAACTTTTCttgatttaaaagcttttaaatctACTGAGCCTTGCTTTTATGTGCCAACCCTCCACAACCAATGGACATAATGTATCCACTTAACTAACAACTATGAGGTTAACCACAGTCCCtcaaaagcttttaaaaaggaTGGGTCTTAAATCTCTGAATGCTGTATTGACATCGTTGTTTATccattgtaaaataaatagGTGTTAATGAAAATACTACCCCTCTGTCTTTACACTGATAGTCACCATATgatcattattaataattttgCATGAGTCATTGGACCTCATGCAAGAAGCCATATACAAACAAACTGCCTCTTGCTTTTGTTCGTATCTAcgatttgttattttgttagtttCTAGGATTCTAGGATTGCTTCATTAAAGAAGCAACGTGTTGCCTGACTGAAactcaaatttacatttttatccagTTATAAGGCACATTTAGTGTTGTTAACTTAACTTTTGTATAAATATGTCTCTTGTATGTTGCATTAAATACTTACAGACGGGTGACGaattaacccttagatgcatgacctaccgatacctacactcttccatgagtggggtcaaaaatgaccccaattagaatgaatgcgttttatgctgtaaacttaagaaattcatttcattttggttaaagatgatgatttgtattatattttggtaaacaaaataattatttcatgtttgacatggtcatttatcacttttttataacatttttatcccagcttttaaaaaggtcaaaaacggttaacatccaaaaagtatcccaattagaatcaatgcatttaatgcaatattataacacatgaatgatttcatgttttccatgctatcacaacttcaacattcattgtttgtgtatccgtctgtttgtctatgcatgtacacacacgcgtcttctttcttctcactgtgagcagctgttacaaactacttgtttctggctgtgagcactgcacacagggtcactgcatttccagcaactattggtggctttgcacacatcttacacctctttctcttctgttggccctgtcataaccctaaccctaaccatcatagtgagtctgcttctctacacaacaaatacagtaatgttagctatcttagttagctagtgttagcttactagaaagtaatttgataataataattataataataataaaaataggtgcgatttatatagcacctttcacatatccaaggatgctttacaatttgatgatgataacacaacactatatcacacaaaaatcatgtatgtggaaactaagttcatattttataacagcatatatattctCAGGTATAAAAATTATGATAATActtgtactaataatacatgtatgttgctgtgaaaaaataatctttaggggtggtgagactgctgacattagatgtgtggatcgacagtaaatatacctgacagtcacagttgataaaaatcaaaggttcctagggttaacccttgaaattccatagaaaatgattggggtcatttttgaccccacgtatggaagagtgtggtactgatacaaaaaatgtgattacttaaaaaatataacaattagatacaaatccaaatggcctcgtgtcaaagacaacctatttgaggaatacatggaagattaaacgataaaaatttaaaattacaaagatattgcaaaaaaactactgctggggtcatttttgaccccacttatgcatctaagggttaaaggaaaaacagttacaggtctgaatgcttgacgCCTACAGTGAGGGGTTCAGATGGGTCTGTTATGTGGTGGGGGGCATTTTATTGGCATGGTCACATGACATGACAcgggtcactgcaaatcaatacaaagttgttgtaaGTGATCACcaatgatgaaacatttctattctgatgggagtggtctcttccaggataaCAATACCCCCATCCAGAGGGCATGAGGGGTCACTAGATGTCAACCCTTTTGAACATCTATCAGAGATTCTGGACAGAagtctccaccaccatcatcaaaacatcaGATGAGGTAACgccttttggaagaatggtgttcatccctccagtacaGTTCAGAGCCATGCAAAGGTGCACTTAAAGTAGGTTGCACgtggtggcccaacaccttaccatgacactttatgttgttttttcctttaattggtCCCGTCTGTAATATTAGCCTTAAATGGTTTCAGTTTCTAACAATATGATCTTGTAATATGGAATATAatttaatcagtatttttacctttatttgatagttgtcAGGTGTacatatttgtgttgttttcatatttttacactgttattttatatttcatattattacTAGACACAGTATCCAAGGTAATGATGCAGCTATAAAGCCGATCAGGTGGGTGTGTGACCATTAAATCAAAACCTGTAAAAATTAATGTTTAGTCAACAGGAGACTTTATTACTATATTGACATCCAGAGTGATTATCTATGACCCTGATCAAGGGGAGACTGTTGGCCCTTTCAGTTGTCATTTAAAAGTTATTGAGCTTGGCTACAGaaatcatttattagtattgtAAGTTCCATtgattatgattttattttatacagaaTCTTTTGTATCTCAAATCTCAATAAACAACTCATCATTCACATCAGAGCTAACTAGAGTTAACTACTAACTATCAGCTGTTCCACCATCATCACAACAGATGCAGACTGTAGGCTGCCACCACTATCAGTGATATTAAAGACACTTAAACTTACACACTTCAACTGTGAATTATAGTTAGCCCGAGAAGATAGACCCGTGTTATATTGGCTGATTTGACAAAGTAGCAACTACTATTGATAAAGCAATTGTGTTAGTTGTCTGTTTACGCATCTAGCAGACACAGAACAACATCCTACTACTATAATTGGAGAGCAGTATGTTTGTCCGtccgtctgtccgtctgtccgtCTGTGCGTTCACCTTTCGCCAACCCCCTCCATGCCCTCCAAGGTTTAGGGAGCCAGCCATTGcatatggcattttttttttcgcATTTTGCGGTCCTGGAGTCCAAACTGGAACAGAGCAGCTCTCCCTGTGAGTTGGTGGACGCTAGATAAGCTTGTCTGGAAATACGGGAGCTACAGTACCACATCCCATAGTGAGCACTACATGCTGTGGACGAATACATTCACCAGCCAATCGTGATTTGCGTAATGAGATTAATGCTTCTGAGGTCTGCAACGAGGCgtgcatcccatagtgagacatctcactcatattataataataataataataataataataataataataataataataataataataataataataataacttcgatttatatagcgcctttcaagatacccaaggtcgctttacaagagtgggagtaggggggtaggggcagggtgggggtttagggagggtaggcaagagagaagaggtgtgttttgaggtgcttttggaactgtgacagagaagtagcggaacggataggagggggcagagtgttccaaagggtaggggcaattgcacagaaagccctgtcaccaaaggtcttgagtctggtgcggggagtggagagtaagtccttgctggtggagcgcagggaccgtgactgggtgtacgggtggaggaggtcagtgatgtacttgggtgccagtgagtgaagtgatttgtaggtgaggaggaggattttgtagctgatgcattgtttgattggcagccagtggagtttcttgaggatgggggtgatgtgctgccagggcttggtgtgggttaacaccctggcagctgagttctggTTCTCAAAGAACCGGTgttatgtaaataacctaaagtattgtgtttttctgtatgaTTCAGATGGCTGCAGGCAGTTCCACTACAATAAGGATTTGCAGCAGTGTTGTAAACACTTAATCATTTGCAAACACTGAGATAAAGACTACAGTCAAGTTTCACTTTCCCTCTGATTCATTTAATTGtaaactgaatgtaaaacaacaatatatataatatatatatatatatatatatatatatatatatatatatatatatatatatatatatatatatatatatatatatatatatatatatatatattggaccaatatatatatatatattggacTTAACTTTTCAACAAATAATACATCTAATTCTCTGTTATGGACAAACAGGCTGTACTTCTGATGTTAACTGAAGAGACTAGCTACATTATAAGCATAGCTATTTGAGTTTATCCCATGCCACCAGTGACCTTTATCTTTAGCAATCATTTAGTTCATTATCTCTCAACTGACTCACAGTTGTTTCAGTTTGTAGGAGTAATCAAGATCATTGACACAGATGAAAGTTGAATTTCTATAATGATTAATGATATTTTATGTTGACCCCTGATCAGCAGTTCTAAAGCTCTTGTTTGTTGTCTCTGTTTTATCTAACGCATTATagcatgtatttaaaaaataattagatttACTTTTGTGGGTTTTCAGTATTTGGCAGATAGAGATGATATGAGTGAATCTGAATGGCTTGAGCTGATGCATACAATTGTTCTTGCAGggataaatacaaatgtattcaaTTGAATTTAACAGAATGGGTTTTATGGGTTCAATCAAAGTCTTGGTCAAGATAGCATgtattgaattaaattgaattgtaTGTTATTCCCACTACCTTGGCACCTCTTAGCGGCAGTGTGGAGCCGGGTTGTGCGGTCTGgcccctccttctcctgcagGGGCTGGTCTTCTCTGCAGTGTGTATAGCAGAGAGGGCTggacctgctgctcctcctccagacTTCCCACTTTCACAGATTTACACGATTAACGTTATTCGACTGAAGGGGAAGGACCGTTAAATAACCTCTAAAGCGGCGGTGAGTGTGGTTGTCtggtttatttaattcatttatcaTGATCATTAAACCAGTTTGAGACTAACGGTACGTCATGGTTTATTGGAGGTGTTGCCCACCGACCGGTTTGTTTGATGTAATCTGCTGCATGTTGTCACTTATAATAGTCAACAGCACAACTGTGACGTCCAGGCACACAGTTTTAATCCAggtttgatttttattgttgaATGAATGCGATTTTGTTGTGCAAGTGATCTATTGTTGTCAGAAATCCTTAAAGCAGACTGCAGGCCATAAAAAGACAGGCCTACTTCGGAACAGGTGCTGTGAACAATCTGAGCATGTATTACATGCCTGACGTACACACTGTGACTTTTTGATAGTTATGAGCCTATGAAGTAGCCAGCATATAGTATATGAAGCATTCTGTGTCTTTTGACAGCCAACAGTAGCTCCTGTGCAGTATTTGAGCAGAGAGGCTGTTGGTTGTTTTAGTGTATTGTTTAGGGTTGAAGTCCTATAGATGACATCATGACTACAGGACTGCATGGATCAGCTTTTCACAGCCCattagagggagagaaaaagacacatcTTTTTGGTTAATAGTCAGTAGTAGCCTCTCTTTGGCTTGTTTGACATTCCTGCAGACATATGGGGCCTCAGAGTGGGGGGGTTGGCCCTGTAAACAATGTTCTTGTGTGAAAGTTTTTTTACCATTAAAAGCATTTGCTATTTTGCTCAGCAGCTTGTCCATTTTTCACCCTCATTCTCATGAATGTCACAGTCCCTCAACACTGTAGCGCCATCCAAATTTTGCATGGACCGTTTACTGAACTTCATTAGGATTCCTTTTGAGTGGAGCAGAGCAGCACAAAAGATCATCCCATGCCCCAGTTTTCCCTGCACACTGATtcaactttaaattaaacagcCTGCTTTCTTCACTTGTTTGGTTGTTTATGACACCTGTTTTCCTCATAAAACTATGAGGTCCTTTTTGGACGCTTGTCCAACTTTAGTGCGCTAAAGTCCATTAGGGTCTGCTTTAGCCTGCAATTCACGCTTCTGTAACTCACGATAATGCCTGTACTAATGCCAAAACATCAGTGAATGaccttttctgttcttttttgtcTCATTCCTCCTCTCAGCCTGCCTATATATCCAAGGTATCATATTTCtattctttttgttgttgttgggtttgttgtgtttcagttAGTGGTGGGTTGTTCTCTTCTCACAATTTTCAGTAATCATTTTTCTTCTGTACATGCTTGCTGCCATTTCTAACTGAAGTTTCACTTACTTTGATTTTACTTGTTACCATTACACCATAACGACCAGACCAGGAAGtagactaaactaaaaaaagaaaagtaaaactgaGTTGGTTATCAGAGATATTGTAAGGAAAAGGCTTGAATTGTTATTGTTTGCTGGATTTACCTTTTGCAATTGTATAGCGAGGACCAACCAAATACAGAGGCAACGAGCCCCCCAATGCTCCCTTCTCCACATTTTGACCAGAATCCGAAAAGAACATCTctacatattatttattcagttaaCTGTAAAAATGTGCTGTTATTTCCCTGGTGTAAGCTAATTGGTGTTTCAAAGTCTACTCCCCATCGCCAGGAATAACATTTTGTAGGagtccttttttatttacttattgaTTTGTTGGCCTGAAAGTAGTCAAATATAACAAATAGTCTAAAGATACTtgaattatcttttaaaatactcaacacatgtatgtttttaattgtataaaTGATATATAAATGGCTAATGTTTGAAAGTATTCAATTttattcaattcagttttattatatagcaccaaatcataACAGAAGTTATTTCAGGGCACTGTAGACATAGGTGTAGACTGTACTGTTTATCTAGATTGTGCTCTTTATCTAGATCTTTCTCTTTATCTATACTGTACTCTTTATTCAGTTTTGTGCTACTTTAAGGCTATCAAGATAATGTAAAGTCCATGTGGGATCAGACTAATTAGTGGGAGACAGATTCAGTCAAACCACTGGTTTGA encodes:
- the LOC133992285 gene encoding calpain-2 catalytic subunit-like, with the translated sequence MTSTAGRLAHQQKREKGIGTNKQAVKFSKQDYETLRQQCLKSGRLFEDDCFPAEYKSLGYNELGPYSSKIRGVVWKRPKELCSDPKFIDDGATRTDICQGVLGDCWLLAAIASLTLDKRILARVVPSGQSFIKDYAGIFHFQFWQFGEWVDVVIDDRLPTRDGKLLFVHSAEGSEFWSALLEKAYAKLNSCYEALSGGNTIEGFEDFTGGIAEIYSLDKAPPQLFQIMQRALSLGSLMGCSIDITSAYETEAVTALKLVKGHAYSVTGVQKVPFQDQVVQLVRIRNPWGQVEWTGPWSDGSSEWKYVSGDEKSKLNHVAEDGEFWMSYSDFLRQFSRLEICNLTPDTLMSEDVSHWNHHQFEGMWRVGSTAGGCRNNSATFSSNPQFVMRLEDVDDDPVDGQDGCTFLVGLMQKDGRRKRNLDHNLETIGFSIYEIPDQLKGCSNVHLGPDVLLRQKSVAMSTFINTREVCDRFKLPPGEYAIVPSTFHPHKNGSFVLRVFSEKQAATSPLEVQIDAVIEEEEISESDVDPHFKHLFKQIAGNDMEVSAFELMKILNNVVSHRSDLKTDGFSLETCRLIISLLDKDESAHLGLMEFHMLWNKIQKYLEIFKKHDNDNSGTMSSHEMRGAATEAGFKVNAAVLQAIVSRYADTQYAIDFDSFVGCLIKVEMLFKMFKSLESDDSGKIELDMQQVCEQENDKSC